CACGGGCACCAATGACCTTGCCTGCGCATCGGGAGGCTGGTTGAGGGCGTCCGGCTCCCCGGAATCGAGCCGGAGGTTATAAACCAGACAGCATCGGTAGCCGGAACGCACTGGCACCACCTCATGCTCGCAATCGGCGAAAAACGCGGCGTGCTGGAATTTGTGCCGGTGTTCCGGCTCGCTGAAATCGACTTCGATTTCCTTTCCCGCGTGGCGGATGAAGAGACCGCCTCCCTCATGGGCGGAAGGCAGCGCGATGATCAGCGTGCCGAACATGGCATCGAGTTTTTCGGTGTCGCGATGGGCTTTGAAATGCCCACCTTTCCCGTAAAGCAGCAGCTTGTAGGGATGGGCTGAGATTTTCCCCTGGATGCCGAGATTCTCACGGATCCGGACCACGGTCTGGTCGAGGAATTTCTTCCACTGCGGCGATTTAAAGGAGAATCGCGAGGCATCGATCTGCCAGCATTTGCGGACGGCTTCGTCCAATATGGTCTTCTCACCCAGGCCATAGGGGGCGGCCTCTGCCAGTGCAATCAACTCCTCCGCCTGCGAAGGCGGGAGCGGGAAGGCCAGTTCACCAATGCCATCGACATGCAGCCCGGGCAGAAAAAACGGTGCCGTCCCGGCGGAATGGAAATTCCCGCTGCCGGTGATGGAGGACAACGCTTCAAGCAAGGCCCCGGATGCTGACATGCCGGAGTTTGTGTCAGCCCGGGCCGCGATGTCAAAGCAGGCGAACCCGACAGGCTGGACACAGCCTTTCCTTTTGTCCTCAAACGATCTGTGGATCGCCGCAATGACTCTCGAACACCGGCTTCCCCCTGCTCAGCAATGACAGTCATTTCGACCTTGTTCCGGGGATCCGCCGCATTCCGTTATGAAGCGGTCCTATGATCGGAACCCGCAAAGGCGGACAACGGAAGGAATGAGGTGGTCTGAAAGGAGCGGATCACTTTCACTCCCCCCGTGCCCGCCACACCGATCAAATCCATCCTGCTCGCCGCCCGTCCGAAGACGCTGCCCGCCGCCATCGTGCCGGTGTGGGCGGGGTGTGTGCTATCATGGAAGCTCACCGGGGCTTTCAATCTCTGGCTGGCCATCTGCACGCTGGGCGGGGCGGTCGCCATCCAGATCGCGACGAACTTTTTCAATGACGCCATCGACCACGCGAAGGGCGCGGACACGGCGAAGCGGCTGGGACCGAAGCGGGTGACCGCCTCCGGCATGATGAGCCGGAGCAAGGTGATGAAATGGGCCGCCGGGTTCCTCATCGCGGCGGCGTTGTTCGGAGCGTTCCTCATCGAGGCTCGCGGCTGGCCGATCCTGGCCATCGGCATCCCGTCGCTGTTCCTGGCCTACGGCTATACCGGCGGACCCTTTCCGCTGGCCTACCGTGGGATGGGTGAGCTGTTCGTGATCCTGTTCTTCGGCTTCATCGCGGTGACGGGCACGGTGTTCGTGCAGACCGGCGGGTGGCCGAAAGAGGCGTTGCTGCTGGGCGGGCAGATCGGCCTGCTGTCGGCGGTGCTCATTTCCATCAACAATCTGCGCGACCGCGAGGAAGACGCCTCCACCGGCAAGCACACGCTGGCCGTGCGCTGCGGGCCGAAGTTCGCGGTCATGTTCATCTGGCTGCAGGTGAAGCTGGCAGCCTTCGCCGGGCTGGGCTGGGTCGCCTTTGGTTACCCTTATCTGGCCATCGCCAGCGCACCGGTGCTGCTGATGGGGCTGCGGATCATCTGGGGCCTGATCAGCACGCCACCCGGTCCCGCCTACAACCGCTACCTTGCCATGGGCGGCATCCAGCTCATCATGTTCGCGGCGGCCTATCACCTCGCAGCCGTTCTGAAACCATGATCTCCACCGGACAAAAGCCACTCATCGCCCGCTACCGCATCCGGAGCCGTGGCTTCCTCAACGCCATCTCCGGCCGCCGTGAGTTCGAAGGCGCGCTGATCCGCGTCGGCGACGGCTTCGGCTGCATCCATCCCTGGCCGGAGCTGGGCGACCCCACGCTGGACAAATGCCTCGCGGACCTGGAGGGACCGCGCCGCTGGCCCATCGTCCGCCGCGCGCTGCGCTGTGCCGAGTATGACGAGGCCGCCCGCAGCCGCGACGAATCCCTGTTCGAGGAAATGGAGGTACCGAAAAGCCATGCCACGGTCACCGATCCGAAGCTCCCCGCGATCCAGGAAGCGGTGGAGGCGGGCTTCACCGTCATCAAGATCAAGGGAGGCCGGAATCCGGAGAAGGAACGCGCGTTCCTGCTGGAGGCGGCGGAGGAGTTCCCCGCCCTGAAATGGCGGATCGACTTCAACGAGTCCCTCACCCCGGAGACGGCGGAGGCTTTCCTGCTGGGGCTGCCGGAAAAGGTGCGCGGCGCGATTGATTTCATCGAGGATCCCTGCCCGTTTTCGGAAACCGCGTGGCCTGCCCTCTACCGGAAAACCCGCGTCCCGCTCGCCATCGACCGTGAAGCCGGGCCTCACCGTGAAGGCGCGCAGGTCTGCGTCATCAAGCCCGCCATCGACGAGCCGTTCCTGCTGGCGGAGGCAGCCATCGCCCACCGGCAGCGGGTGGTGCTGACCAGCTACATGGACCATCCCTTCGGCCAGGCGTTCGCCGCGTGGGAGGCCGCGCGGCTGGAACTCCAGTTCCCCGGCATCACCGGCGTCTGCGGCCTGCAGACGCACCACCTTTTCGATGCGAACGAATTCAGCGAGGCGCTCGGCCCATGGTCGCCGGACTTTACTCCGCCTCCCGGCACCGGCCTCGGATTCGACGACCAACTCGAAGCGCTGCCATGGACGCGGCTCTACTGACCGATCCTTCGTTCTGGGATGATCCGCGGCCATTCGCGCCGGGGGATGACCGGCGCGCCCTGCCGGATCTGCCGGAACTGGAAGGTCATGTCCTTTTCCAGACATCCGGCAGCACCGGCACGCCGAAATGGATCGCCCTTTCCAAGTCCGCGCTGCTGCTCTCCGCGGCCTGCGTGAACCGCCACCTCGGCGTGACGGAGGACTCCCGCTGGGGACTGACGCTGCCGCCCCACCATGTCGGCGGCTTCGGTGTGGCGGCGCGGTGCTTCGAGGCGGCGTGCGGTTGCGCCACGTTTTCCGGAAAGTGGAATGCCACGGCTTTCCAAAAGTGGGCGGAGGAGAAGGCCATCACCCATACCTCGATGGTGCCGACGCAGGTGCATGACCTGGTGGCGGCGGAGCTTCCGGCCCCCGCGGCCCTCCGTGCCATCGTGGTGGGCGGCGGCAGGCTGGACGAACGGACCGGACAGGCGGCAAGGGATCTCGGCTGGCCGGTGCTGGCCAGCTACGGCATGACGGAGACCGGCTCACAGATCGCCACCCAGTCACCGGATCTACTGGATTCACCGTACGAAACAGGCCGCATCCCGCTGCTCGACATCTGGGATGTCCGCACGGCGGATGACGGCATCCTGGAGGTCTCCGGCCCTGCACTCTTTTCAGGAATCCTCCGCCCGGATGGGTCCGGCGGATGGAACTACGAGGAACGCAGTAGCGGATGGCACCGCACGTCCGACAGGGTGCTGTTACAGGACCGCCACATCACCCCGCTCGGACGCGCCGACCAGATCGTCAAGGTGCTGGGCGAACTGGTGGATCCGGAGGAGATCGAGCGCGAACTGGTGGGGATCTCCGGCGGAATCTTCGCTCCCGGGACATTCGCCATCGCCGCCGTTCCGGATGCGCGCGCGGAGCACCGGCTGGTGCCCATCTTCAAAAATACGATCCCGCCGGAATTGGTCCTCAACCTGCTAAAGGAGTATGAAATCCATGCTCCAGGATACCGCCGCCTCCAGCCCCCCGTGTTCGTCGAATCGCTTCCTTGCAGCCCGCTTGGGAAAATACTCCGGGCCGGGCTGCGAAAGTTGGCCGGCGGCTGAAAAGTTGTTGTCATCTCCGGAAAATCCAGCGAGCCTGCAATTACTTTGAAAAGCCGTATTAAATGGCCGCTCAACAAAAGTGGCCTACGCGATCACCGGTGGCGGGCCGGCGGATGCACCCCCTTACCCGCCATGTTTCCACCCATTGAATCATGATCAACCGTACCGATGAGTCACAGGCATTGATTACCGAA
The nucleotide sequence above comes from Akkermansiaceae bacterium. Encoded proteins:
- the menA gene encoding 1,4-dihydroxy-2-naphthoate octaprenyltransferase, which translates into the protein MPATPIKSILLAARPKTLPAAIVPVWAGCVLSWKLTGAFNLWLAICTLGGAVAIQIATNFFNDAIDHAKGADTAKRLGPKRVTASGMMSRSKVMKWAAGFLIAAALFGAFLIEARGWPILAIGIPSLFLAYGYTGGPFPLAYRGMGELFVILFFGFIAVTGTVFVQTGGWPKEALLLGGQIGLLSAVLISINNLRDREEDASTGKHTLAVRCGPKFAVMFIWLQVKLAAFAGLGWVAFGYPYLAIASAPVLLMGLRIIWGLISTPPGPAYNRYLAMGGIQLIMFAAAYHLAAVLKP
- a CDS encoding AMP-binding protein, translating into MDAALLTDPSFWDDPRPFAPGDDRRALPDLPELEGHVLFQTSGSTGTPKWIALSKSALLLSAACVNRHLGVTEDSRWGLTLPPHHVGGFGVAARCFEAACGCATFSGKWNATAFQKWAEEKAITHTSMVPTQVHDLVAAELPAPAALRAIVVGGGRLDERTGQAARDLGWPVLASYGMTETGSQIATQSPDLLDSPYETGRIPLLDIWDVRTADDGILEVSGPALFSGILRPDGSGGWNYEERSSGWHRTSDRVLLQDRHITPLGRADQIVKVLGELVDPEEIERELVGISGGIFAPGTFAIAAVPDARAEHRLVPIFKNTIPPELVLNLLKEYEIHAPGYRRLQPPVFVESLPCSPLGKILRAGLRKLAGG